A window of the Streptomyces sp. NBC_00878 genome harbors these coding sequences:
- a CDS encoding MFS transporter: MYRAIRTGVDTSKNGADNSAESQTGSPGPVEPVESAGPAEPAQPKRSRGWRRWAMDTRPLRRPAYRRLWSSTIVTAVGSQLTAVAVPKQIYDITGSSAWVGYASFAGLLPLVVFALWGGAIADSVDRRKLLLVTNIGIAVTSLLFWIQAVTGLESVGVLMVLLAVQQAFFGLNSPARQASIARLVPEDELAAANALGSTVMQTGLVAGPLLAGALIPVAGLAELYLIDALALCATVWAVYRLPALPPLVTTTAAAGRAGLRGIAEGFRYISLNQVLLLSFLADIIAMVFGMPRALFPQLAAQTYAPYGEGLALGLLFAAIPIGAVLGGLMSGTFSRARRHGLMVIAAVVAWGVAITGFGLSANLWVGVVFLAAAGVADMVSMVFRGAILLSAVTDELRGRMQGVFTVVVAGGPRLADVLHGTAGSALGARAAVAGGGLLVVVTMLTLAATMPALRRYRGST; encoded by the coding sequence ATGTATCGAGCAATCAGGACGGGTGTGGACACGAGCAAGAACGGTGCGGACAACAGCGCCGAGTCGCAGACCGGATCACCGGGACCGGTCGAGCCAGTGGAATCGGCGGGACCGGCCGAACCGGCGCAACCGAAGAGAAGCCGCGGCTGGCGCCGTTGGGCCATGGACACCCGGCCGCTGCGCCGCCCCGCCTATCGCCGACTCTGGTCCTCGACCATCGTCACGGCCGTGGGCAGCCAGCTCACCGCCGTCGCCGTACCCAAGCAGATCTACGACATCACCGGATCCTCGGCCTGGGTCGGCTACGCGAGCTTCGCGGGACTCCTGCCGCTCGTCGTCTTCGCGCTGTGGGGTGGTGCGATCGCCGACAGCGTGGACCGGCGCAAGCTCCTCCTCGTCACGAACATCGGGATAGCCGTCACGTCCCTGCTCTTCTGGATACAGGCCGTCACCGGACTCGAATCGGTCGGGGTCCTGATGGTGCTGCTCGCCGTCCAGCAGGCGTTCTTCGGCCTCAACTCCCCGGCCCGCCAGGCCTCCATTGCCCGGCTGGTCCCCGAGGACGAACTGGCCGCCGCGAACGCGCTCGGCTCGACCGTCATGCAGACCGGCCTCGTCGCCGGTCCATTGCTGGCCGGAGCCCTCATCCCGGTCGCGGGCCTCGCCGAGCTGTACCTGATCGATGCCCTGGCCCTGTGCGCCACGGTGTGGGCGGTCTACCGGCTCCCCGCGCTGCCGCCCCTCGTCACCACCACGGCGGCAGCCGGCCGGGCAGGCCTGCGGGGGATCGCGGAGGGCTTCCGCTACATCTCCCTCAACCAGGTGCTCCTGCTGTCGTTCCTCGCCGACATCATCGCCATGGTCTTCGGCATGCCGCGGGCGTTGTTTCCGCAACTCGCCGCCCAGACGTATGCGCCGTACGGCGAGGGCCTCGCGCTCGGGCTTCTCTTCGCGGCGATTCCCATCGGTGCGGTGCTTGGCGGACTCATGTCCGGCACGTTCTCGCGGGCCCGTAGGCACGGGCTCATGGTCATCGCCGCGGTGGTTGCCTGGGGAGTGGCCATCACCGGCTTCGGTCTGAGCGCCAACCTGTGGGTGGGCGTGGTGTTCCTCGCCGCCGCGGGGGTTGCCGACATGGTCTCCATGGTTTTCCGCGGGGCCATTCTTCTGTCGGCCGTCACCGACGAGTTGCGTGGCCGGATGCAGGGTGTGTTCACGGTCGTCGTCGCCGGGGGGCCGCGGCTGGCCGACGTGCTCCATGGCACGGCCGGCTCCGCGCTGGGTGCGCGTGCGGCCGTCGCCGGGGGTGGCCTGCTCGTCGTCGTCACCATGTTGACACTGGCGGCGACGATGCCGGCGTTGCGCCGGTACAGGGGGAGCACGTAG
- the glgB gene encoding 1,4-alpha-glucan branching enzyme gives MDATDRERLLSGAHHDPHALLGARPVPEGIVFRALRPFAVSVVVSLANGLRMELDSEGDGLFSGVLPLDSVPEYTLLVRYDGCGELEVQDPYRFLPALGEFDLHLFGEGRHEQLWKALGAEPMVHQGVAGTRFTVWAPNARGVRVAGDFGHWDGTAFPMRSLGSSGVWELFLPGIGEGARYKFEITSRHGHRFLKADPMARRTEVPPATASIVTASHHEWGDQEWLAHRADIAVHEAPFSVYEIHLPSWRPGLTYRQLAEELPAYVKDLGFTHVELMPVAEHPFGGSWGYQVTGFYAPTARLGTPDDFKYLVDALHRAGIGVIMDWVPAHFPKDDWALARFDGEPLYEPGDSRLAEHPDWGTYEFDYGRIEVRNFLVANAVYWCEEFHIDGLRVDAVASMLYLDYSREPGQWTPNVHGGRENLDSVAFLQEMNATVYRRVPGVMTIAEESTAWDGVTRPTDSGGLGFGLKWNMGWMHDSLGYVAHEPVHRRYHHHEMTFSMVYAYSENYVLPISHDEVVHGKRSLVSKMPGDWWQQRATQRAYLGFMWAHPGKQLLFMGQEFAQGAEWSEQHGPDWWLLDPSYGAEADHRGVRDLVRELNRQYVVTGALWERDCDPAGFAWVAGGAADDNVFAFLRFGADGSPLLAVSNFSPVVRHEYRLGVPEGVAGWCEVLNTDAVCFGGSGVGNPGAVKADARGEQGWAASVGVTLPPLATVWLRPA, from the coding sequence ATGGACGCGACGGATCGGGAGCGTCTGCTGTCGGGCGCCCACCATGATCCGCATGCGCTGTTGGGGGCCCGTCCGGTGCCGGAGGGAATCGTCTTCCGCGCGTTGCGGCCGTTCGCCGTGTCCGTGGTCGTGTCGTTGGCGAACGGGCTGCGCATGGAGCTGGACAGCGAGGGTGACGGCCTCTTCTCGGGTGTGCTGCCGCTTGATTCGGTTCCCGAGTACACCTTGCTGGTGAGGTACGACGGCTGCGGTGAACTGGAGGTGCAGGATCCCTACCGGTTCCTGCCCGCTCTCGGTGAGTTCGATCTGCATCTGTTCGGCGAGGGGCGGCACGAGCAGCTGTGGAAGGCGCTCGGTGCCGAACCGATGGTCCACCAAGGGGTGGCCGGCACGCGCTTCACCGTATGGGCGCCCAACGCGCGGGGCGTCCGGGTGGCCGGGGACTTCGGCCACTGGGACGGGACCGCGTTCCCGATGCGGTCCCTGGGCTCGTCCGGGGTGTGGGAACTGTTCCTGCCCGGTATCGGCGAGGGCGCGCGGTACAAGTTCGAGATCACGTCCCGGCACGGCCACCGGTTCCTCAAGGCCGACCCGATGGCACGCCGGACCGAGGTACCGCCCGCGACGGCGTCGATCGTGACAGCGTCCCACCACGAATGGGGCGACCAGGAGTGGCTGGCGCACCGCGCGGACATCGCAGTGCACGAGGCACCCTTCTCCGTCTATGAGATCCATCTGCCGTCCTGGCGCCCAGGATTGACGTACCGTCAACTGGCGGAGGAGCTACCGGCGTACGTCAAGGACCTGGGCTTCACGCATGTGGAGCTGATGCCGGTGGCGGAGCACCCCTTCGGCGGCTCGTGGGGCTACCAGGTCACCGGCTTCTACGCGCCGACCGCCAGGCTCGGCACGCCGGACGACTTCAAGTACCTCGTCGACGCCCTGCACCGGGCCGGAATCGGCGTGATCATGGACTGGGTACCGGCTCACTTCCCGAAGGACGACTGGGCGTTGGCCCGCTTCGACGGGGAACCGCTGTACGAGCCGGGCGACTCGCGCCTCGCCGAGCATCCCGACTGGGGAACCTACGAGTTCGACTACGGTCGCATCGAGGTGCGCAACTTCCTGGTCGCCAACGCGGTGTACTGGTGCGAGGAGTTCCACATCGACGGCCTGCGGGTCGACGCGGTGGCATCCATGCTGTACCTCGACTACTCACGCGAGCCGGGCCAGTGGACGCCGAACGTCCACGGCGGCCGGGAGAACCTCGACTCGGTCGCCTTCCTCCAGGAGATGAACGCGACGGTGTACCGGCGGGTGCCGGGCGTGATGACCATCGCCGAGGAGTCGACCGCCTGGGACGGGGTGACCCGCCCCACCGACAGCGGTGGTCTCGGCTTCGGCCTGAAGTGGAACATGGGCTGGATGCACGACTCGCTCGGCTATGTCGCGCACGAGCCGGTCCATCGCAGGTACCACCACCACGAGATGACGTTCTCGATGGTGTACGCGTACAGCGAGAACTACGTCCTGCCGATCTCCCACGACGAAGTCGTCCACGGGAAGCGGTCGTTGGTGTCCAAGATGCCGGGCGACTGGTGGCAGCAGCGGGCCACCCAGCGGGCCTACCTGGGCTTCATGTGGGCGCACCCCGGCAAGCAACTCCTCTTCATGGGTCAGGAGTTCGCCCAGGGCGCGGAGTGGTCCGAGCAGCACGGGCCCGACTGGTGGCTGCTCGACCCGTCGTACGGGGCCGAGGCCGACCACCGGGGTGTGCGGGACCTCGTCCGGGAGCTCAATCGGCAGTACGTGGTGACTGGTGCGCTCTGGGAGCGGGACTGCGATCCCGCCGGGTTCGCGTGGGTCGCGGGGGGTGCGGCGGACGACAATGTCTTCGCGTTCCTGCGGTTCGGCGCGGATGGCTCGCCGCTGCTGGCCGTGTCCAACTTCTCGCCGGTGGTGCGGCACGAGTACCGGTTGGGTGTTCCGGAGGGCGTGGCCGGCTGGTGCGAGGTGCTGAACACGGACGCCGTGTGCTTCGGGGGGAGCGGCGTTGGCAATCCCGGCGCCGTCAAGGCTGACGCTCGGGGAGAGCAGGGGTGGGCGGCGAGTGTAGGGGTGACGTTGCCGCCGCTGGCTACGGTGTGGCTGCGGCCGGCGTAG
- a CDS encoding maltokinase, whose product MRKVVSPRPSSHSPALLLTSLAGLLRTWLPEQRWFAGKGRRVTDLALLSVTELHPGCLHLLVSTRHDTAAQLPGDCYQLLLGVREVLPPRLAHARIGRASEGPLAGMMVYDALQEPRSADLLLERLRTSGTVGPLRFEREAQVTIPAGLTPRLLDAEQSNSSLVYGDSYILKIFRRVQPGINPDLEVPWALARRGCTRVPTPVAWFRTSQPQVATLGVLQPFLPDAADGWTLALESLAAGRDFTGEAYELGRATAEVHLALADAFALGAPIGRRSRRLAASMNERLDATSRSVPDLLPYVAGLRGAFDALAVLDSGRPAQRIHGDLHLGQILRAGERWFVIDFEGEPARPIDERRHPQPPVRDVAGMLRSFDYAARSRRPWRPEWARRCRDAYCAGYTAQARWDPRAEPELLRAYETDRAVYEVLYEARHRPDWLPVPMAAIARLAERAAPAPSGTGPQKPVPSFHSFHSAQGG is encoded by the coding sequence ATGCGCAAGGTCGTATCACCCCGCCCCAGCAGCCACAGTCCAGCTCTTCTGCTGACGTCGCTCGCGGGCCTGCTGCGGACGTGGTTGCCGGAGCAGCGCTGGTTCGCGGGCAAGGGCCGGCGGGTCACGGACCTGGCTCTGCTGTCGGTGACCGAGCTGCATCCGGGATGCCTGCATCTTCTCGTCAGTACGCGGCACGACACCGCCGCTCAACTGCCCGGGGACTGCTACCAGTTGCTTCTTGGCGTCCGGGAGGTCCTGCCGCCCCGGCTGGCCCACGCCCGTATCGGCCGGGCGAGCGAGGGACCGCTGGCGGGAATGATGGTGTACGACGCCCTTCAGGAACCCCGGTCGGCGGATCTGCTCCTGGAGCGGCTGCGCACTTCGGGCACGGTGGGCCCACTGCGGTTCGAGCGCGAGGCGCAGGTGACGATTCCCGCCGGTCTCACCCCGCGCCTCCTCGACGCGGAGCAGTCCAACTCCTCACTGGTGTACGGGGATTCGTACATCCTGAAGATCTTCCGGCGTGTCCAGCCCGGCATCAACCCGGATCTCGAAGTGCCCTGGGCGCTGGCCCGGCGGGGCTGCACGCGTGTGCCGACCCCGGTGGCGTGGTTCAGGACCTCGCAGCCGCAGGTGGCGACGCTGGGCGTGCTGCAGCCCTTCCTGCCCGATGCCGCCGACGGATGGACCCTGGCACTTGAATCACTGGCCGCGGGAAGGGACTTCACCGGCGAGGCGTACGAACTGGGGCGGGCGACGGCCGAGGTGCACCTGGCGCTGGCCGACGCGTTCGCCCTCGGGGCCCCGATCGGACGCCGGAGCAGACGGCTCGCCGCTTCGATGAACGAGCGGCTGGACGCCACGAGCCGGTCGGTACCGGATCTCCTGCCGTACGTGGCCGGGCTGCGGGGCGCCTTCGACGCGCTCGCCGTCCTCGACTCGGGCCGTCCGGCGCAGCGGATCCACGGCGATCTCCACCTCGGTCAGATACTGAGGGCCGGGGAACGGTGGTTCGTCATCGACTTCGAGGGCGAACCGGCCCGCCCGATCGACGAACGTCGGCATCCCCAGCCCCCCGTACGCGATGTCGCGGGCATGCTCCGTTCCTTCGACTACGCCGCCCGCAGCCGTCGCCCGTGGCGTCCGGAGTGGGCACGGCGCTGCCGGGACGCGTACTGCGCCGGGTACACCGCCCAGGCACGCTGGGACCCGCGCGCCGAGCCCGAGCTGCTGCGCGCGTACGAGACGGACCGGGCCGTGTACGAGGTGCTGTACGAGGCTCGGCACCGGCCCGACTGGCTGCCCGTGCCGATGGCGGCGATCGCCCGTCTCGCCGAGCGCGCCGCCCCCGCTCCCTCCGGCACCGGTCCACAGAAGCCGGTCCCGTCCTTCCACTCTTTCCACAGCGCTCAAGGAGGCTGA
- the treS gene encoding maltose alpha-D-glucosyltransferase, whose amino-acid sequence MIVNEPVPDTFEDTPQKDRDPQWFKRAVFYEVLVRSFQDSNGDGIGDLKGLTAKLDYLQWLGVDCLWLPPFFKSPLKDGGYDVSDYTAVLPEFGDLADFVEFVDAAHQRGMRVIIDFVMNHTSDQHPWFQQSRTDPTGPYGNYYMWADNDKQYPDARIIFVDTEASNWTFDPVRKQYYWHRFFSHQPDLNFENPAVQEEIVSALRFWLDLGIDGFRLDAVPYLFAEEGTDCENLPATHEVLKRVRAEIDAHYPDTVLLAEANQWPEDVVDYFGDYSAGGDECHMAFHFPVMPRIFMAVRRESRYPVSEILAKTPAIPSGCQWGIFLRNHDELTLEMVTDEERDYMYAEYAKDPRMRANIGIRRRLAPLLDNDRNQIELFTALLLSLPGSPILYYGDEIGMGDNIWLGDRDAVRTPMQWTPDRNAGFSSSDPGRLYLPTIMDPVYGYQVTNVEASMSSPSSLLHWTRRMIEIRKQNPAFGLGSYTELPSSNPAVIAFLREHGDDLVLCVHNFSRFAQPTELDLQAFNGRHPVELIGGVRFPAIGELPYLLTLAGHGFYWFRLRAVAPHTKQRLMVCA is encoded by the coding sequence ATGATCGTCAACGAGCCCGTCCCGGACACGTTCGAAGACACCCCGCAAAAAGACCGGGACCCACAGTGGTTCAAACGCGCCGTCTTCTACGAAGTCCTCGTCCGCTCCTTCCAGGACAGCAACGGCGACGGCATCGGCGACCTCAAAGGCCTCACCGCCAAACTCGACTACCTCCAATGGCTCGGCGTCGACTGCCTCTGGCTCCCCCCCTTCTTCAAATCACCCCTGAAGGACGGGGGGTATGACGTCTCCGACTACACCGCCGTCCTCCCCGAATTCGGGGACCTCGCCGACTTCGTCGAATTCGTCGACGCCGCCCACCAACGCGGCATGCGCGTCATCATCGACTTCGTCATGAACCACACCAGCGACCAGCACCCCTGGTTCCAGCAGTCCCGCACCGACCCCACCGGCCCCTACGGCAACTACTACATGTGGGCCGACAACGACAAGCAATACCCCGACGCCCGCATCATCTTCGTCGACACCGAAGCCTCCAACTGGACCTTCGACCCCGTCCGCAAGCAGTACTACTGGCACCGCTTCTTCTCCCACCAGCCCGACCTCAACTTCGAAAACCCCGCCGTCCAGGAAGAAATCGTCTCCGCCCTGCGGTTCTGGCTCGACCTGGGCATCGACGGCTTCCGCCTCGACGCCGTCCCCTACCTCTTCGCCGAAGAGGGCACCGACTGCGAAAACCTCCCCGCCACCCACGAGGTCCTCAAACGCGTCCGCGCGGAGATCGACGCCCACTACCCCGACACCGTCCTCCTCGCCGAGGCCAACCAATGGCCCGAGGACGTCGTCGACTACTTCGGCGACTACAGCGCCGGCGGCGACGAATGCCACATGGCCTTCCACTTCCCCGTCATGCCCCGCATCTTCATGGCCGTCCGCCGCGAATCCCGCTACCCCGTCTCCGAAATCCTCGCGAAAACCCCCGCCATCCCCTCCGGCTGCCAATGGGGCATCTTCCTGCGCAACCACGACGAGCTCACCCTCGAAATGGTCACCGACGAAGAACGCGACTACATGTACGCGGAATACGCCAAAGACCCCCGCATGCGCGCCAACATCGGCATCAGGCGGCGCCTCGCCCCCCTCCTGGACAACGACCGCAACCAGATCGAACTCTTCACCGCCCTGCTGCTCTCCCTGCCCGGCAGCCCGATCCTGTACTACGGCGACGAGATCGGCATGGGCGACAACATCTGGCTCGGCGACCGCGACGCCGTACGCACCCCCATGCAGTGGACACCGGACCGCAACGCCGGCTTCTCCTCCAGCGACCCCGGACGCCTCTACCTGCCCACGATCATGGACCCGGTCTACGGCTACCAGGTCACCAACGTCGAAGCGTCGATGTCCTCCCCCTCGTCGCTGCTGCACTGGACGCGGCGCATGATCGAGATCCGCAAGCAGAACCCCGCCTTCGGCCTCGGCTCCTACACCGAACTGCCCTCCTCCAACCCCGCCGTCATCGCCTTCCTCCGCGAACACGGCGACGACCTCGTCCTGTGCGTCCACAACTTCTCCCGCTTCGCCCAGCCCACCGAACTCGACCTCCAGGCCTTCAACGGCCGCCACCCCGTCGAACTCATCGGCGGCGTCCGCTTCCCCGCCATCGGCGAACTCCCCTACCTCCTCACCCTCGCCGGCCACGGCTTCTACTGGTTCCGACTCCGCGCGGTAGCTCCCCACACCAAACAGCGATTGATGGTGTGCGCCTGA
- a CDS encoding alpha-1,4-glucan--maltose-1-phosphate maltosyltransferase, producing MTDNPADSRVPPAGRVPLVPIGRVPVVDVRPAVDRGTRPAKAVVGETFQVTATLFGEGHDAVAANVVLRDPGGRAGPWTPMRELAPGTDRWGADVTPGAVGEWAFWVEAWSDPVTTWRRAAGIKIPAGIDVGLVLEEGAELYERAASGIPHEAGRAAVLTAADALRDESRPPIARLAAALTPDVDTALAEHPLRERVSRSAPLPLLVERERALYGSWYEFFPRSEGAVAEPGKAPVSGTFRTAAHRLPAIAEMGFDVVYLPPIHPIGTTFRKGPNNSLSADRWDVGVPWAIGSPEGGHDAVHPDLGTIEDFDAFVRTAESLGMEIALDFALQCSPDHPWVQKYPEWFHHRPDDTIAYAENPPKKYQDIYPIAFDKDMPGLVAETGRILRFWMSHGVRIFRVDNPHTKPVVFWEQVIADINRTDPDVIFLAEAFTRPEIMHALARIGFQQSYTYFTWRNSKAELTEYLTELSGDDVAAYMRPNFFVNTPDILPGYLQHGGRPAFEVRAVLAATLSPSWGMYAGYELCENTPFRAGGEDYLDSEKYQLRPRDWESAERDRRSIAPLIGSLNRIRRQHSALRRLRNLHFHDADNDAVIAYSKHTESDTVLVVVNLDPHHTQEATVSLDMPRLGLDWHESMPVRDELTGETYHWGRTNYVRLEPGHRAAHVLTVLRPSSPPTGGSPTP from the coding sequence ATGACCGACAACCCGGCCGACAGCCGCGTCCCCCCTGCTGGCCGCGTGCCCCTCGTTCCGATCGGCCGCGTCCCTGTGGTAGACGTCCGCCCGGCCGTCGACCGCGGCACCCGCCCGGCGAAGGCGGTCGTGGGTGAAACCTTCCAGGTCACCGCCACCCTCTTCGGCGAAGGTCACGACGCGGTCGCCGCGAACGTCGTCCTGCGCGATCCGGGGGGCCGCGCCGGCCCTTGGACGCCCATGCGCGAACTCGCCCCCGGCACCGACCGTTGGGGCGCCGACGTCACCCCCGGAGCGGTGGGCGAGTGGGCGTTCTGGGTGGAGGCGTGGTCCGACCCCGTGACCACCTGGCGCCGGGCCGCCGGTATCAAGATCCCGGCGGGCATCGACGTCGGACTGGTCCTTGAGGAGGGCGCCGAACTGTACGAACGGGCCGCCTCCGGGATCCCGCACGAGGCGGGCAGAGCAGCGGTACTGACCGCCGCGGACGCTCTGCGCGACGAGTCCCGGCCGCCCATCGCCCGCCTCGCCGCCGCACTCACCCCCGACGTGGACACGGCGCTCGCCGAGCACCCTCTGCGGGAACGGGTCTCCCGGTCGGCCCCGCTGCCGTTGCTGGTGGAGCGGGAGCGGGCGCTGTACGGCTCCTGGTACGAGTTCTTCCCGCGCTCGGAAGGTGCGGTGGCCGAACCCGGCAAGGCGCCGGTCAGCGGCACCTTCCGGACCGCCGCGCACCGGCTGCCCGCGATCGCGGAGATGGGCTTCGACGTGGTGTACCTGCCACCGATCCACCCCATCGGCACGACCTTCCGCAAGGGCCCCAACAACAGCCTGTCGGCAGACCGTTGGGATGTCGGGGTCCCGTGGGCGATCGGTTCACCGGAGGGCGGGCACGACGCCGTCCACCCCGATCTGGGCACGATCGAGGACTTCGACGCCTTCGTACGCACGGCCGAGAGCCTGGGCATGGAGATCGCCCTGGACTTCGCGCTCCAGTGCTCGCCGGACCACCCGTGGGTCCAGAAGTACCCGGAGTGGTTCCACCACCGCCCCGACGACACGATCGCGTACGCGGAAAACCCGCCGAAGAAATACCAGGACATCTACCCGATCGCCTTCGACAAGGACATGCCGGGCCTGGTCGCCGAGACCGGGCGGATCCTGCGGTTCTGGATGAGCCACGGTGTACGGATCTTCCGCGTGGACAATCCGCACACAAAGCCGGTGGTGTTCTGGGAACAGGTGATCGCGGACATCAACCGCACCGATCCCGATGTGATCTTCCTGGCCGAGGCGTTCACCCGCCCGGAGATCATGCACGCCCTGGCACGCATCGGTTTCCAGCAGTCCTACACGTACTTCACGTGGCGCAACAGCAAGGCGGAACTGACCGAATACCTCACCGAACTCTCCGGTGACGACGTCGCCGCGTACATGCGTCCCAACTTCTTTGTGAACACGCCCGACATCCTGCCCGGGTATCTCCAGCACGGCGGCCGGCCCGCTTTCGAGGTACGGGCCGTTCTGGCGGCGACGCTCTCCCCTTCCTGGGGAATGTACGCCGGATACGAGCTGTGCGAGAACACCCCGTTCAGGGCGGGCGGTGAAGACTATCTCGACTCGGAGAAATATCAACTGCGGCCCCGGGACTGGGAGTCGGCCGAGCGTGACCGACGCTCCATCGCGCCTCTCATCGGTTCCCTGAACCGGATCAGACGGCAGCACAGCGCACTGCGCCGGCTCAGGAATCTCCACTTCCACGACGCCGACAACGACGCGGTGATCGCGTACAGCAAGCACACCGAGTCCGACACGGTTCTGGTGGTCGTGAACCTCGACCCTCACCACACCCAGGAGGCCACGGTCTCGTTGGACATGCCACGGCTCGGCCTCGACTGGCACGAGTCGATGCCGGTGCGCGACGAGCTCACCGGCGAGACCTACCACTGGGGCAGGACCAACTACGTACGCCTTGAGCCCGGCCACCGAGCCGCGCACGTACTGACCGTCCTGCGACCGTCCTCACCGCCAACCGGAGGGTCACCCACACCATGA
- a CDS encoding DUF5133 domain-containing protein: protein MLLPAKTEVARHLELYRAWERMMLAAPADRAARGNFEDTGYTLCVLMGKRCAREAVHAAERYLAVGPGARRRDRPKSGPADNRRPGRPGQSGRPGQSGRPDGLAASPVT from the coding sequence AAACCGAGGTCGCCAGGCATCTTGAGCTGTACCGAGCCTGGGAACGCATGATGCTCGCGGCCCCCGCCGACCGTGCGGCGCGGGGCAATTTCGAGGACACGGGCTACACGCTCTGCGTGCTGATGGGAAAGCGCTGCGCACGCGAGGCCGTACACGCCGCCGAGCGCTATCTGGCGGTCGGTCCGGGCGCCCGCCGCCGGGACCGGCCCAAAAGCGGCCCGGCCGACAACCGACGGCCAGGTCGACCCGGCCAGTCCGGTCGACCCGGCCAGTCCGGTCGGCCCGACGGACTCGCGGCAAGCCCGGTGACGTAG